In the genome of Pseudomonas sp. B33.4, the window GCTGCAAAGTCTGGCCGGCCGTGCAGAACCAGGCGATTGCGGTTAAATCGACTTATCTTGCCGACGCCGGCGGCGATGATGCCGGGGTCTTCGATCTGGATCTGTCGATCGTCAACGCCAGCACTTACAACCCCATCGCCACTTACCGTAAACCGGGCGCTTACAACTCCGATGCCGTGCGCTTTGAGGATCTGCGCATCGACACGGCGCGCTATCGATTGGCGCCGGAAGTTCGCGCTTTCGGCCTGCGTTCAAAGTTCGTGCACAGCTCCCACGCCATTCCCTACGAGAAAACCGATCTGGCGTTGTATGTGCGCGAAGGCAATGAGTTGCGTCCGGTGCTGGAGGGCTTGGTGGTTGCCAAGAGCAATGGCGAGTTCATGAATGATTGCGAAGGCTACACAAAGACGATTCGCCGAACCGTCGAGATCGGCTCTTCCAGTCATCATGGTCTGGCCGATTTGATTGTCACCACCAGCGGCAGCAAAATGAAAAACACCCAGTCGGGTAAAGAGTGCGTTTCTAATACCACCCGCCTGAAGCAAAAACAGATCACCCTGACCTACGACGGCGAACAATACACCGTCCCCGAAGACCTCAGAGGTTACTGACCCGATGCTCACCGGCCTCAACCACCTGACACTCGCGGTCAGCGATCTGAACCGCAGCCTGGCGTTCTATCGCGATGTGTTGCAACTGCGCGTCGAAGCCACGTGGGATGCCGGTGCCTACTTGTCGCTGCCGGGGTTGTGGTTGTGTCTGTCGCTTGATCCGTTGCGCTCGAGTGAACCGTGCGCCGATTACACCCATTACGCGTTCAGCCTCAATGCAGCCGATTTCTCAACATTCGTAGCAAAGCTGAAAGCGGTGAACGTGCAGGAGTGGCGTGATAACCGCAGCGAAGGCGCGTCGTTCTACTTCCTCGATCCCGACGGCCACAAGCTCGAGGCTCACGTCGGCGATCTCGCTTCACGACTGGCAGCCTGTCGGCAAAAACCATACGCCGGCATGCATTTTTACGACGAGTCATGATCAGACACATTTGTCTGTTATAGACTGGCCGCCACGTGTTCTGGCGCTTGCAGGTTTTCCATGACTCCATCGTTGCTAATGGCCGTGCTGGCCTCGGGTTTCATTTACGGCATTACGCCCGGACCGGGTGTACTGGCGGTGTTCGGCATTGGCGCAGCCCATGGGCGACGGGCCGGGGCGGGGTTTCTTTGCGGGCACCTGCTCGGCGATGTGGTCTGGTGCAGTACGGCGCTGATCGCGATTGTCGGCGCCCGGGAAATCGGCAGCACCGCGTTTGATGTGCTCGGTGTGCTCAGCGGCTTGTACTTGTTCTGGCTTGGCTGGCGTGCCGTGCGGGCCCAGCGTCGCAACGGTGACGAACCGCAAGGCGCGGCGCGCAAGCCGTTCTGGCACGGCATTTTGTTTGGTTTGACCAACCCCAAGGCCTATCCGGTGGCGGTGGCGACGTTCACCGCGCTGCTGTCGAGCCGTGCCGAACTGCTCAACTGGTCGATGCTGCCGGCGCTGATTGCCCTGAGTTTCCTCGGTGGCCTGCTGGCCTACGCTATTCTGATCGGCGTGGTCGGCGCGCAACGGGTTCGCACGCTGTATCAGCGTCATGAGCTGCTTATCACCCGCTTGTGCGGCGTGATGTTCATCGGTTTTGCCATCAACGCGCTGATGCATGCGCTGCCGGGGCTGATGCCGAACAAGGCTTGAAAGTGAGTGCAGGGAG includes:
- the fos gene encoding fosfomycin resistance glutathione transferase, yielding MLTGLNHLTLAVSDLNRSLAFYRDVLQLRVEATWDAGAYLSLPGLWLCLSLDPLRSSEPCADYTHYAFSLNAADFSTFVAKLKAVNVQEWRDNRSEGASFYFLDPDGHKLEAHVGDLASRLAACRQKPYAGMHFYDES
- a CDS encoding LysE family translocator, producing the protein MTPSLLMAVLASGFIYGITPGPGVLAVFGIGAAHGRRAGAGFLCGHLLGDVVWCSTALIAIVGAREIGSTAFDVLGVLSGLYLFWLGWRAVRAQRRNGDEPQGAARKPFWHGILFGLTNPKAYPVAVATFTALLSSRAELLNWSMLPALIALSFLGGLLAYAILIGVVGAQRVRTLYQRHELLITRLCGVMFIGFAINALMHALPGLMPNKA